A region of the Oceanihabitans sp. IOP_32 genome:
CACGTTCATCTCCTTTTATATAGCTGTTTACTAAAACAGCATCAGATACAAGTTTGTTTTGCATAATAATTACTTTTAAAGCAATAACGTTATACGCATTGCATGGGGTTAAATTCTTAAAAGTAATATTGTGCGATAGGCAAGTCTAATTTTCTAATTAATTTCAAAACCAAATATAACAACAATCGTTCCTAGAAAGCAATAATTATCTATTTTTTTTAACATGTTATTAAACATTTTTCTGTTTTCTTAGCTGATTTACTTGTGGTATCTTTGCACACTAATTTATTTCAAAGCCTATGATTACTAATATTTCTGAAGTAAACCCAAAACATAACATCATTATAAAAGGTGCTAAATTGCATAACTTAAAAAATATCGATGTAGTCATTCCTCGGAATAAATTAGTGGTTATTACTGGATTATCAGGTTCTGGAAAATCTAGCTTAGCCTTCGATACATTATATGCCGAAGGCCAGAGACGCTATGTGGAAAGTTTATCGAGTTATGCCCGTCAATTTTTAGGCAGACTAAACAAGCCCAAAGTAGATTATATAAAAGGTATAGCCCCAGCCATAGCTATCGAACAGAAAGTAAATTCTACAAACCCAAGATCTACTGTAGGAACAACTACAGAAATTTACGATTATTTAAAACTATTATTCGCAAGAATTGGAAAAACCTATTCTCCCGTTTCTGGAAATGAAGTAAAAAAAGACACAGTTACTGATGTTTTAAACTATTTAAAGGCATTTCCCGATGGTGAAAAGCTACTGCTACTCGCTCCTATCCATTTAGAAGAAGGCCGCACTATGGCCGATAAACTTAAATTACTAAACCAACAAGGTTACGCCAGAATAAAAGCAAATAACAAGGTTATAAGAATTGACGAAGCAAAAGCTCTTACCGATGTAAAAAACGTTTTTCTGGTTGTAGACAGAATTATAGTAAGACATGAAGAAGATTTTTTTAACCGATTAGCCGATGCTGTACAAACTGCTTTTTTTGAAGGTAAAGGTGAATGTATCATAGAAACCCTTAACGATAACAAACAGCGTGTCTTTAGTAATAAATTTGAATTAGATGGCCTTACTTTTTTAGAACCTAACGTCCATTTATTTAGCTTTAATAACCCCTACGGCGCCTGTCCAAAATGTGAAGGTTATGGAGATATTGTTGGCATCGACGACGATTTAGTGATACCCAATACGGGTTTATCTGTTTTCGATAACGCTATCTTTCCATGGCGTGGCGAAAGCATGAGTTGGTATAAAGATCAATTGGTGAATAACTCACATAAATTCGATTTTCCGGTGCACAAACCTTATTTTGAACTAAGCGAGGCTCAAAAACAACTTATTTGGACAGGTAACAAGTATTTTGAAGGCTTAAATTCGTTTTTTGCCGAATTGGAATCTAAAGCTTATAAAATTCAAAATCGGGTGATGTTATCGCGTTACCGCGGAAAAACTAAATGTAAAGCTTGCCAGGGTAAACGCTTACGTAAAGAAGCTAATTATATAAAAATAAACGAAGCAACTATTACAGATTTAGTTGAAATGCCCTTAAGTAAATTAAGGACTTTTTTTAAGCAATTAGAATTAAACGACTACGATACTAAAATCGCAAATAGACTTTTAAAAGAAATTAACAATAGGCTTCTGTTTCTGTCTAATGTGGGCTTAGATTATTTAACTTTAAACAGAAAATCAAACACGCTTTCTGGCGGTGAAAGTCAGCGTATTAATCTCGCCACTTCCCTAGGTAGCAGCCTCGTAGGCTCCATGTATATATTAGACGAACCCAGCATTGGATTACACCCAAAAGATACCGAACGTTTAATTCTAGTCTTAAAACAATTACGAGATTTAGGAAATACCGTTATTGTAGTTGAACATGACGAGGATATTATGAAAGCTGCCGATAATATAATTGATATAGGACCAGAGGCGGGAACACTTGGTGGCCATATTGTAGCTCAAGGTACTTTTGATGCTATTTTAGAATCCCAGTCGTTAACGGCTCAATATTTAAATGAAACGTTA
Encoded here:
- the uvrA gene encoding excinuclease ABC subunit UvrA, whose product is MITNISEVNPKHNIIIKGAKLHNLKNIDVVIPRNKLVVITGLSGSGKSSLAFDTLYAEGQRRYVESLSSYARQFLGRLNKPKVDYIKGIAPAIAIEQKVNSTNPRSTVGTTTEIYDYLKLLFARIGKTYSPVSGNEVKKDTVTDVLNYLKAFPDGEKLLLLAPIHLEEGRTMADKLKLLNQQGYARIKANNKVIRIDEAKALTDVKNVFLVVDRIIVRHEEDFFNRLADAVQTAFFEGKGECIIETLNDNKQRVFSNKFELDGLTFLEPNVHLFSFNNPYGACPKCEGYGDIVGIDDDLVIPNTGLSVFDNAIFPWRGESMSWYKDQLVNNSHKFDFPVHKPYFELSEAQKQLIWTGNKYFEGLNSFFAELESKAYKIQNRVMLSRYRGKTKCKACQGKRLRKEANYIKINEATITDLVEMPLSKLRTFFKQLELNDYDTKIANRLLKEINNRLLFLSNVGLDYLTLNRKSNTLSGGESQRINLATSLGSSLVGSMYILDEPSIGLHPKDTERLILVLKQLRDLGNTVIVVEHDEDIMKAADNIIDIGPEAGTLGGHIVAQGTFDAILESQSLTAQYLNETLKIEVPKTRRTSKYYVDIIGARENNLKNIDVRFPLGMLTVVTGVSGSGKSTLVKKILYPALQKKLTDFGDKAGQFSAIEGNFINIKHLEFVDQNPIGRSSRSNPVTYVKAYDDIRALFAKQKLSTIRNYQPKHFSFNVDGGRCETCKGEGEVTIEMQFMADVHLECETCSGKRFKKEVLEVTFADKNIDDILNLTIDDAVAFFEANNQTKIQAKLKPLQDVGLGYVTLGQSSSTLSGGEAQRIKLATFLGKGNQKDKTLFIFDEPTTGLHFHDIKKLLKSFEALIEIGHSIIVVEHNLELIKCADYIIDLGPNGGETGGNLVAVGTPEAIVKSKSSEIGKYLREKL